CCACCGGTTGCAGCTAACTCCAGGTGTCGGAAAAAATTGAAAACGGGGGGTACTGCGTTGCAGTGCCCCTCTTTTCGTTGTATTGTAACTTGTTTATTCTAATTGATTTATCGAACTCATTGCAATCTATCCCAAGCTGTGAGATAAGGTATGACCTTAGATTGGTTACAGGAACTGCGGCACTGCTGCCATTCCGAAGACGCTTTCCAAGCGGCGCTCAAGCTGATTGCGAAAGCAGGTGTTGCCGTTTACGATTCCGACACGGAGAGCAGCGCTTTGAGCGCTGTTCCACCACGGGTTACCCGTGAGCGGCTTCAAAACAACCATACTTTTATCTCGGAAGTCCTCCATACGCAAAGCGGTTTAGTCGTAGTAGTCGATCGCGATACCCGTATTGTTCTTTTTAGCCATGCCTGCGAAAAAATGTCTGGTTATGTCGCTGCCGAAGTCTTTGAGAAAACCTTCTGGGAGGTGTTCCAACCGGATGTCGGAGAGGACAAATTAAATCGCTGGTTCACTGAAGTTATCGAACAAAAATCACCCGCCAAGACCAAACACAAAATTCGCCGGAAAAGTGGTAAATACCGTTTTGTCGAATGGGATGTAACCGTCATGCTCGACAGTTCCGGAGAAGTAGAATACATCGTAGTAACCGGGATTGATGTCACCGACCGCACCATTGTCGAAGAGGTTATGGAGTTACTCTCATCGGCAGTAGAGTACACTTCGGAAACGATATTGATTGGAAAATTCGACAAGAAAGACGCACTACCGATTATTCAATTCATCAATACCAGTGGTTGCCGATTGACCGGTTTCGACGAAGCGGAAATCATCGGAAACCGGTTAAATATCTTTTTCGGCGAAAGCAATCATGTTGCAGCGTTACAGGAATCGCTATCCAGAGTTAAGCTCGGTGAATCGGTTTCCATCGAAGCGGAAATCCACTGCAAGGACAATCGTGTGATTGTTGCGACTGGTGCGATTTCTCCAGTTATCGATGACAGCAAGCAGGTGACAAATTTCGTCGCAGTATTCCACGATGTTACGGAACAGCGCCAATTGGAAAAGGAGCTGCTTGAGCGCGAGCAACTTTACCGAACGTTAGTAGAGTTATCCTCAACAGCAATCGTCGTACATAGTGGCGGCAAAATTCTTTTCGCTAATCAATATGGCACACAACAGGTAGGCGCTAAGAACCCCGAAGAGTTGATTGGTCGATCAGTTTTACAGTTTGTACATCCTACTTCGCTTCCGACCGTTGTAGAACGGATAAAAACGATGGTAGAAAAAGGTGAGAGTGTTCCGTTATTGGAAGAAGTATTCCAAAAACTCGATGGTACCCCATTTCATGTCGAAACTGCCGCCTCACCAATCTTATTTCAAGGTAAACCGGCAATACTGACGGTCGTTCGCGATATCAGCGACCGAATCCAACAGCAAAATGCGCTTAGGGAAAGCGAGCAACGACTTAATCTTGCCTTACAAGGAGCAAATCAAGGAGTTTGGGATTGGAACGTCAAAACCGGAGAAGTATTCAACATCGGTTGTGCTGAGATATTGAAATACACTGAGGATGAGTATGAACAACTCGGCGGCAGGTGGCGGAAATTTGTTCACCCGGATGACCTTCCACAACTGCATCGTAAGTTTAGCGAACATATCCGGGGTTTAACACCGCATTACGAATGTGAATATCGGGTATTAGATCGATCCGGTGAATGGCGATGGGTTTTAGCGAATGGACAGGCGGTTGAATGGGACGAAGCAGGCAACCCGGTACGCATCGCAGGCACCCGAATCGACATCACTCGACTGAAAGTTACTGAAGAAGCACTTCAGCAAAGTTCGGAGAAATTTCGTTCGTTGTTCGATTCGGCAAATGACGCGATATTGATCATGGATCGTTATCAGTTGACTGACGTAAATCCAAAAGCTCAAGAAATATTCGGTTACACCCGCGATGAAGTAATCGGAAAAACACACTGGGATTTATCGCCGATTACACAACCTGACGGTAAACTATCGCGAGAATATGGGATGCAACTCATCGATGAGTGCCTCGCGGGGAAGAAATTCATTTTTGAATGGCAGCATACCCGCAAAGATGGCACTTTATTCGACGCCGAAGTAAGTCTCAGTCGTGTTTTACTCAAAGGCACAACTTATCTGCAGGCGATTGTTCGCGATATCACCGAATGGAAGACTGCCATTACTGAGTTAAAAGAGTCAGAGCACCGTTACCGCAGCATTGTAAATGCAATTGGTGATTACTCGTATATCCTGAAAGTTTCATCCGACGACTCTGTAATGTTTGAATGGACCTCGGATACTGTACTTGCGATTATGAGTCCTGGAAGCGATGGAGCCGATTTCAAACGCTTCCGCGAAATTGTCCATCCTGAAGATGTAAGTGGATTCGCTGCGAAACTCGCGTTGAGAAAATCCGGTGTTACCTGTTCCGGTGAGTATCGCGTGGTTCTTCCCGGAAACGATATCCGCTGGTTGCGCGATATTGGCGTCCCTGTAAAGAATGCAAGAACCGGCACAGTTGAACGAATCTATTGTGCCGCCCACGATATCACCGATCAAATGAATCTGTGGAAAAAAATATCGGAAAGCGAACAGCGTTACCGTCGTTTATTCGAGGAATCACCCATAGGGCTATGGGAATTCGAATGTAGTGAAGTAACCGAATACTTATCAGGAGTCTTGGATATTCTACCGGAAAAACTCGCACTAAATTCAATAGTTTTTCAGGAAAAAATAGTCAGTCATCTCCGTCGATTAAAAGTGCTCGATATCAATAATGCCGCTTGTGCATTCTTCCGGGCACCGGATAAAGAGGGATTGTTTCGCAACTATACCGATATATTATCCACAATGAATTTTGAGTTGAACCGATCTGACATAATCGAGTTCTTCGCTGGCAAGTATCACATGGAGTTTGAGAGCACCATCCGTACTCCGTGGTTTCCGGAAGAAATCCATGCCCAAGTTACGATTAATCTCCTCGACAAAAACCGGTTATTAGTTGGCTTTGTCGATATAACCGAGCTAAAACATGCGTTGTCGCAAATCAAAGAATCCGAGGAGAAATTCTCGCTGGTGTTTCACTCGACACCTGATGTGTATACGGTAACAACTCTTAACGAAGGTCGCTTTGTCGAAATCAATGATACATTTTCTACTGTAACCGGATACACCCGCGAAGAAGCAATCGGAAATACATCGCTCGATCTCAAGATCTGGCGGAACATCGATCAACGCCAGGCAATTGTAACGAGATTGCAAAAAAATCGAGCGCTCCAAAACATCGAGATTCAACTGCAAATGAAATCCGGCGAATTACGCGATTTCATTTACTCGGCTAAAGTTATTCAATTGGCAAACAATGAATACTTGCTATCACTGTTTCACGATATCACTGAACGAAAACATAGTGAACGAGTTGCAATTGAAGCGACCGCCCGGTTTCAGTGGGTGGTAGAAAATGCTCCTGCGGTTGCGATTCAAGGAATTTCACCCGACGGTATCGTTGTTCGATGGAATCAGTACTGTGAAAAGCTTTACGGATACTCCGAAAAGGAGGCAGTAGGTAGGAAATTAGGTGAGCTAATCCTTGCAGAGGAGGATGAGACTGCGTTTGAAACAATGCTGAAGAATATCCTGAGAACGGGTGAATCTTCTGAGCCACAGGCGTGGCAAGTTTATGACCGCAACCGGAAAAAACTTTGGGTGTTATCTTCGATCTTTCCTATTCTTGTCGACGATGAGGTGCTTGAAATCTTTTGCATGGACGTTGATATTACTGACATCAAACATGCTGAAGAAGAAATCCGCGAACGGGAAGAACGATACCGGACATTAGCTACAACGATAAATGATATTCTATTGGAGATCGATGCTAATGGCGTATTTCAGTTTGTAAGTCCAAATGTTACAAGAATTCTTGGCTATGAGCAGGATGAACTGACCGGTAAAATGTTTTTTGCTTTTGTAACCTCTCCCGAGGTTCAATTACAAAAAACTATCTTCGAACAATTCATTTTAACCGGTAAACCGGAAAGTATGGAGATGACAATTCGCCATAAAAACGGCGAGAAAATCATCTTTGAAGTAGCGGCAAAATTGTTTACCCGACCAGACAGCGATCTAAGGATCGTTGCAGTGGCGCGTGAAATAACCGACCGCAAACGACTGGAGGAAGAACGGTTACGCAGTCAGAAGCTCGAATCGTTGGGAATTTTAGCGGGCGGCATCGCACATGATTTCAACAATTTATTAACTGGTATTGTCGGCAGCATCTCCTTCGCGAAGTTGTTTCCCGATAGCCGGGAAGATTCGGCGAAACTATTGGAAGAAGCCGAGCGGACAGCGCTTCGGGCAAAAGATCTAACCCATCAACTTCTGACCTTTGCAAAGGGTGGTGAGCCGATCCGAAAAACAGCAGATCTTGCGAAGATTATTCGCGATACCGTTTCATTCTCCTTACGGGGTTCCAAATCAACTTCGGAAATCGAGTTACCGGGTGATTTAGCTGCGGTCGATGTCGATGAAGGTCAAATAGGACAAGTATTTCAAAATCTTGTTATTAATGCCAGTCAAGCGATGCCAGGTGGTGGGAAAGTTCGTATCACCGGAAGAAATCTTACATTCGGTGATCCACTGCCTTCGCAGTTAACCCCCGGCGATTATGTAGCGATTCTGGTTTCCGATAACGGAATTGGGATAAAAGAAGAACACTTGAGTCGGATTTTTGATCCATACTTCACCACCAAACAGTCGGGAAGCGGTTTGGGACTTGCATCTGTCCATTCGATTCTGATGCGGCACGACGGTTGGGTTTCGGTCGAGTCCAGTGTCGGATTCGGCACCACTTTTACGATTTATCTTCCTGCATCGAAAACAAAGCACACATCTACCGTTGCAGTGGAAGATAAAGTAGAGTGCGGCAAAGGGAGGGTCCTTGTACTTGATGATGAGGAGATCATTCGAACATTGTTGAAACGAATATTGGAGCATCTTGGGTATGAGGCAGTTACAACCGGAGAGGGATCTGAAACCATCGAAGCATATCAATCTGCTATTGCTGAGAAAAAGCCCTTCGATCTGGTCATTATGGATTTGACGATTCCCGGAGGAATGGGAGGTGTCGAGACGATTAACAAACTATCTCAAATTGACCCTCAGGTGAAAGCAATAGTCTCCAGTGGATATTCAAACGATCCGGTGATGGCAAATTATCGGAAATACGGTTTTTCCGGGGTGGTCGCGAAGCCTTACGTACTCAAGGAGATTAGCCAAGTAGTGCGCGAAGTGCTGCATTCTCAAATACCGGTTTCGTGAGTTTTATGTCCCTTAACATTAAATTCACATCGATTTTGTATTTCATGGTAGGGATGGCATAGGAGTCCACCGTGAATCGTGAAATGATCTACATCGTCGAAGACGAAGACGACATCGCAGAGTTAGAACGGTACAACTTGATCCGTGATGGCTATCGAGTTAAAGTATTTGGCACTGGGGAAGCTGCACTTGAACAAATCAAGACGGAGCCACCTGATTTACTATTACTCGATCTGATGTTGCCCGGTATCGATGGATTGACTGTCTGCCGACGTATTAAAAATGAGTTTTTCAAAGCGACGTTTCCAGTAATCATGGTTACTGCTAAAGGGGAAGAGGCGGACATCGTCACTGGTCTCGAATTAGGCGCCGACGATTATATTGTGAAACCGTTTAGTCCGCGGGTGTTATTGGCACGGGTTAAAAGTGTTTTACGACGGCAGCAGACTTCTGAAGTCGAAATTGACAATGAATCGATAAAACACGATGCAATGTCGATACTTCCCGACCGTCACGAAGTGATTGTCGAAGGTAAGCCGGTTAAATTAACTGGCACCGAATTTCGTATTTTGTATGCATTAGTACGCCGGGTCGGCAGAGTGTTTACTCGCTATCAGTTAGTCGATTTTGCCCGCGGCGGTGATGCAATGGTCACCGATCGATCCATCGATGTTCATATCGTCGCGATTCGGCGAAAATTGGGCGAGATTGGAAAACTGATCGAGACCGTCCACGGCGTTGGTTATCGTTGTAAGGAGTAGAGATTGCCGCGACACCCGTTATTGCGACAACTATCGATTTTTCTTTTTTTCACGCTACTGGTGTCGCTGGTAATCGCACTTACAACAGTTTATATATCACTCCGGTCGATTCGGGAGCAACAACTGTTTTCCGAGTTGGAATTGCGCGCGATTCTTATCCAGGATGTGTTACCAGAATCACTGCGAGATCTATCCTCACCTCAAATCGACTCACTACTCAAACCGATCGCACTCCACGGACAAACCCGGATAACACTATTTGATTCTCATGCGAACTTGATCGGAGACTCCCATTTTCCGGGTACATCGATTGCCGAAACAGATATTCGACCAGAAGTAGACCAATCGCTGAAAACCGGCAGCCATCATATCATCCGGTTCTCTACTTCCGAACATAGCACGAATTTGTATGTAGCGCAGCGAGCGATTCTCGCAAGTAACGATACTGTTGTTATTCGCCTCGCTGAATCTCAAGATTTAATTAATGCTTCAGTCGCTCCGCTCCGAAAAAGAATGTTACTGATAGGTGCAGTGATTTTAATCGTTATGTCGATCATGGGATGGTTACTGGCAAGGCGTGTTACGCTTCCACTCGATGATGTTCTCAATCATGCGCAAAGTTTTGCAGCCGGAGATTTGCAGCACCGGCTCCCGGTATATGACGAACCGCTGGCAAAGGGATTGGCAACGGCATTGAATGAAATGGCGAAGACGCTCGACCACCGGATGATCGAAGTCGTCCGGCAACGCAATGAATTGGAAGCCTTGTTATCGAGTATGGTTGAAGGGGTAATCGCGGTTGATTCTCACGGGTATTTACTGAGAATGAATCGCGCAGCCATCGGGTTGCTGGGTCTGGAACAACCGCCAGCGACCGGAAAATTGTTGGTGGAAATCGTTCGCCATACCGGTTTGCAGCGGATGGTAGAGACTGCGCTCGCCGGCGCTGGCTTTCTCGAAGAACGTATTACTTTACCCGGCAAAGAACCGCGCACCGTACAAGTCCACGGCACATTGTTGCCGGGCGAATCAGGTCAAAAAACCGGCGCTGTAATCGTCATCAACGATATGACCCGGATCGAAAAATTGGAACGAATTCGCAGCGAATTTGTCGCCAATGTTTCCCACGAATTGCGTACGCCGATCACTTCGATAAAGGGATTTGTCGAAACGTTACGCGACGGCGCCATCGACGATCCCGACGAAGCGAAACGCTTTCTCGACATCGTCTATCGTCAAAGCGAACGGTTGAATTCCATCATCGAAGATTTGCTGAATCTCTCACGCATCGAACGGGAAGAGAAAACGCTCGAGCGAGAACCGTGTAATCTCGCCGACACCCTGCGTCCGCTAACCGCGGAATTTCAGGAGCGCTGTAACGCGAAACAAATTCCCTTTACGACTGAATGCGATCAGGAAATTGTCGTGAATGCGAATGCGCAACTCTTGCTCCAAGCCGTATCGAATCTGCTTGATAACGCTTTTAAATATGGCGGCGGGAGACCAATCGCCATGCAGATTAAAAAATCGGAAGAACAGGTTTTAATATCAGTTATCGATCACGGGGCAGGCATTCCAGTGGAACATTTGGAACGCATCTTTGAGCGGTTCTATCGCATCGACGCCGCCCGCAGCCGCAGCCTCGGCGGTACTGGACTTGGCCTCGCCATCGTGAAACACATTGCAAATTCCCACGGGGGATTTGTAACGGTCGATAGCAATCTCGGCAGCGGTTCCACGTTTACCATTCACCTACCAGTATAACAACATAAGTTAGGGTGTACCTCGTGTTCACCCAAAGTGCCGATATACGAGTAAGGGCGAATCTCGTGTTCGCCCAAAGAAAAAGGGCAGACGCAATAGTCTGCCCTTTTCTTTTAACTGTTACCGTGACAAGAATGAGATATTTGATTCACTCCCATTTCTTGTCTTTGCGAGGAACGCAGGTCGCAACCTTGTGCGACCAAAGTGACGTGGCAATCTCATTCATGAAAACAAGTATTTGTTTATAAGATCGCCACGTGATTCTGTGCTATTTCACTTGCGCAGAATTCCTCGCAAACTAAATTTTCGGCCCGGCGGCAATCACTTCCGGCGGACAACCATCGGCGAACTTCTTGAAGTTCTCGATGAATCGCGCTGCCAGCGAACGATACCGCTGGTCATACTCTTTCTTGTTGTTCCACTCTTCCGACGGGTACATCACTTTATCGGGTACCCCTTCGCAAGTCTTCGGTACTTCAAAACCGAAAACCGGATCGGTGTAGTACTCGACGTTATCGAGTTTCCCGTCGAGCGCACCATTCAACAGGTTACGAGTATGGCGAATCGAAATTCGGTGTCCGATTCCATACGGTCCGCCGACCCAACCGGTGTTGAGCAGCCAGCACTTCGCCCCGTGATGCAGAATCTTATTCTTGAGAATGTCGGCATACTTGGCGGGGTGATGCACCATGAACGGTCCGCCGAAGCAAGCGGAGAAGGCAATTTCCGGTTCGCGGCCGAGACCGACTTCGGTTCCGGCAATCTTCGACGTGTAACCGCTGATAAAGTGATACATCGCCTGTTCCGTGGTCAGCCGCGCGATGGGAGGCATTACGCCCGACGCGTCGCAGGTCAGGAAAATGATGTTTTCGGGATGGCCGCCCATCTTCTCCGGCACCGAATTATCGATGAAGTCGAGGGGATAGCTGGCGCGGGTATTTTCGGTGAGCGCTTCATCTTCGAGATCGATTCTACGCGTTATCGGATCGATGGTGACATTTTCGAGAATCGTACCGAATTTCTTCGTACAGGCGTAGATTTCCGGTTCGGCGGTTTGCGACAGGTGAATCACTTTCGCATAACAGCCATTCTCGAAATTGAAGATGCCTTCTTCACTCCAGCCGTGCTCATCGTCGCCGATGAGGTTACGGTTCGGATCGGCTGACAACGTCGTCTTACCGGTACCGGAGAGACCGAAGAAGAGTGCACTCTTGCCATCTTTCCCGATATTCGCGGAACAGTGCATCGGCATCACCTGTTGGAACGGGAGCAAGAAATTGAGAATCGTGAAGACACTCTTCTTGATTTCCCCGGCGTAGGCGGTGTTGCCGATGATGCACAATTTCTGTGCGAAGTTCAAGGCGATGTAGGTCTTGCTCGCCGTCGAATCGATTTGCGGAATCCCTTGGAAGCCGGGCAGCGCGAACACTGTGAAGTCGGGTACGAACCGCTTGTATTCATCCAAGGTTTCGGGGCAAATCAACATATTGCGAGCGAAGTGCGCGTGCCACGCGAATTCGGTCACGACGCGGACATTGAGCCGGTAATTCGGGTCGGCGCCGGCGTACACGTCCTGTACAAACAGGTCGCGGCCTTGGCAGAAACCCTGCATCCGGGAAAAGAGTTCGTTGAATTTGTCGATTTGGAAGGGGCGGTTGTATTCCCCCCACCAGATATTCTGGTCGGTCGACTCTTCCTTTACGACGAATTTGTCGTTGGCGGAACGGGCGGTATGCTTACCGGTGAAGGCAAGAATCGGCCCCATGTGCGAAATACTCGCTTCGCCGCGGAAGATGATTTCCTCGTATAGCGCTTCCGTTGGAAGATTCCAATAGACTTTGCGCAAATTATCGAGGCCGAGATACTTCAAGCCGTAATCGGCTTTTCGTGCCTGCGCAATTTTCTCGGCAGGAGTCAAAATGTTCAGGATGTTGTTCATAACGGTTTCCGTTTCCTATCGATTGGGGTCGCAATACAACCCGTAAACAATGAACATAAATTTCAAATCAAAAGTCTCTTATAAATTCAAATGATAAATTCAGTGCAATATCGCAATCCTACGTTCGGTATTGTCTTTGCGAGGAACGCAACGTAATGCGAAGCACGCAGTGAAGTGACGTGGCAGTCTAATGTCATTGCGAAGGGCATAGCCCCGAAGCAGTCCCAGCAACATTCAAAGATCAAGCAGCATCGACCTCTACTCGGTACTCCATCATATTCGGATTTGAGGTTCGTTTCGATGCATCAAGGATCTCGATCCCAACGGGATTTCCTTCGGCATCGTAATCGATTATAACCCCTTGGTGCGTCTCATCGCTCTCGACAACACCCTTGTCAGATAGCACGATCTGAATCGCATCTGCGTCTTTATGATAGACAATTTTCATACTTTCCCCCGGTATTTCTCTATCTTACTTGTTCGATAAACGGTTACTACAACCATTTCGTTTTCAATCCAGTCTATAATCACTCGAAGTAAATATGCTGTTCCACTCAGCAGTACCATCTTCTGATATATTTTACGTTTGATATCGACTTGTTGAATTTCATCGGGAGACGACACCGCTTCTACTACCCATCGGGTATCGATGGATCTTCGTTTCATCTCATACTTTGCATGTTCGGTGAAGCGTATGGTTTTCATAATTCTTCTTGAACAGATTTCCGCAATTCATCCGATTCCACTTTTGGTTTTGCATTTTTTGCAGGTCTGGAGACCTGTCAGTACCCACCGCGACAAGAATGTCGCGGCCACGTTGTAGGGATTCGATTTATCGAACCCGGTGGGCGTATGCCATACGCCCCTACTGCCCATTCCCCATTGCCGCTTCAGCGAAGGCGAGGATATGACCATCGGGATCGCTGGCGTAGGCGACGTAATCACCCCAATTCCGGAGTTGTATCGGACTAATCGCCGTCGCGCCTAACTCAATCGCATGTTCGTAATACAGGTGTGCATTGAGCAATACGAGATACAATTCCACCCGCGGCGACTTATCGGTCACTTTGGTCAAATCGGGAAATTTCCCCGGGTGCTTGGGATCGTGCAACAGTTTTGTTATTCCGCGTTCCGGCATTAGACCGAGTTTGAAAGAGTGATTGTCAAAGAGCGCAAATTCGGTCATACCCGGAACATTGAGTACCGGTTCCTGTTGCAAT
This window of the bacterium genome carries:
- a CDS encoding DUF4258 domain-containing protein; the protein is MKTIRFTEHAKYEMKRRSIDTRWVVEAVSSPDEIQQVDIKRKIYQKMVLLSGTAYLLRVIIDWIENEMVVVTVYRTSKIEKYRGKV
- a CDS encoding DUF2283 domain-containing protein; this encodes MKIVYHKDADAIQIVLSDKGVVESDETHQGVIIDYDAEGNPVGIEILDASKRTSNPNMMEYRVEVDAA
- a CDS encoding response regulator transcription factor, with translation MNREMIYIVEDEDDIAELERYNLIRDGYRVKVFGTGEAALEQIKTEPPDLLLLDLMLPGIDGLTVCRRIKNEFFKATFPVIMVTAKGEEADIVTGLELGADDYIVKPFSPRVLLARVKSVLRRQQTSEVEIDNESIKHDAMSILPDRHEVIVEGKPVKLTGTEFRILYALVRRVGRVFTRYQLVDFARGGDAMVTDRSIDVHIVAIRRKLGEIGKLIETVHGVGYRCKE
- a CDS encoding lactoylglutathione lyase; protein product: MMTILYVADQQRSTEFYQQLLQQEPVLNVPGMTEFALFDNHSFKLGLMPERGITKLLHDPKHPGKFPDLTKVTDKSPRVELYLVLLNAHLYYEHAIELGATAISPIQLRNWGDYVAYASDPDGHILAFAEAAMGNGQ
- the pckA gene encoding phosphoenolpyruvate carboxykinase (ATP); its protein translation is MNNILNILTPAEKIAQARKADYGLKYLGLDNLRKVYWNLPTEALYEEIIFRGEASISHMGPILAFTGKHTARSANDKFVVKEESTDQNIWWGEYNRPFQIDKFNELFSRMQGFCQGRDLFVQDVYAGADPNYRLNVRVVTEFAWHAHFARNMLICPETLDEYKRFVPDFTVFALPGFQGIPQIDSTASKTYIALNFAQKLCIIGNTAYAGEIKKSVFTILNFLLPFQQVMPMHCSANIGKDGKSALFFGLSGTGKTTLSADPNRNLIGDDEHGWSEEGIFNFENGCYAKVIHLSQTAEPEIYACTKKFGTILENVTIDPITRRIDLEDEALTENTRASYPLDFIDNSVPEKMGGHPENIIFLTCDASGVMPPIARLTTEQAMYHFISGYTSKIAGTEVGLGREPEIAFSACFGGPFMVHHPAKYADILKNKILHHGAKCWLLNTGWVGGPYGIGHRISIRHTRNLLNGALDGKLDNVEYYTDPVFGFEVPKTCEGVPDKVMYPSEEWNNKKEYDQRYRSLAARFIENFKKFADGCPPEVIAAGPKI
- a CDS encoding PAS domain S-box protein, whose amino-acid sequence is MTLDWLQELRHCCHSEDAFQAALKLIAKAGVAVYDSDTESSALSAVPPRVTRERLQNNHTFISEVLHTQSGLVVVVDRDTRIVLFSHACEKMSGYVAAEVFEKTFWEVFQPDVGEDKLNRWFTEVIEQKSPAKTKHKIRRKSGKYRFVEWDVTVMLDSSGEVEYIVVTGIDVTDRTIVEEVMELLSSAVEYTSETILIGKFDKKDALPIIQFINTSGCRLTGFDEAEIIGNRLNIFFGESNHVAALQESLSRVKLGESVSIEAEIHCKDNRVIVATGAISPVIDDSKQVTNFVAVFHDVTEQRQLEKELLEREQLYRTLVELSSTAIVVHSGGKILFANQYGTQQVGAKNPEELIGRSVLQFVHPTSLPTVVERIKTMVEKGESVPLLEEVFQKLDGTPFHVETAASPILFQGKPAILTVVRDISDRIQQQNALRESEQRLNLALQGANQGVWDWNVKTGEVFNIGCAEILKYTEDEYEQLGGRWRKFVHPDDLPQLHRKFSEHIRGLTPHYECEYRVLDRSGEWRWVLANGQAVEWDEAGNPVRIAGTRIDITRLKVTEEALQQSSEKFRSLFDSANDAILIMDRYQLTDVNPKAQEIFGYTRDEVIGKTHWDLSPITQPDGKLSREYGMQLIDECLAGKKFIFEWQHTRKDGTLFDAEVSLSRVLLKGTTYLQAIVRDITEWKTAITELKESEHRYRSIVNAIGDYSYILKVSSDDSVMFEWTSDTVLAIMSPGSDGADFKRFREIVHPEDVSGFAAKLALRKSGVTCSGEYRVVLPGNDIRWLRDIGVPVKNARTGTVERIYCAAHDITDQMNLWKKISESEQRYRRLFEESPIGLWEFECSEVTEYLSGVLDILPEKLALNSIVFQEKIVSHLRRLKVLDINNAACAFFRAPDKEGLFRNYTDILSTMNFELNRSDIIEFFAGKYHMEFESTIRTPWFPEEIHAQVTINLLDKNRLLVGFVDITELKHALSQIKESEEKFSLVFHSTPDVYTVTTLNEGRFVEINDTFSTVTGYTREEAIGNTSLDLKIWRNIDQRQAIVTRLQKNRALQNIEIQLQMKSGELRDFIYSAKVIQLANNEYLLSLFHDITERKHSERVAIEATARFQWVVENAPAVAIQGISPDGIVVRWNQYCEKLYGYSEKEAVGRKLGELILAEEDETAFETMLKNILRTGESSEPQAWQVYDRNRKKLWVLSSIFPILVDDEVLEIFCMDVDITDIKHAEEEIREREERYRTLATTINDILLEIDANGVFQFVSPNVTRILGYEQDELTGKMFFAFVTSPEVQLQKTIFEQFILTGKPESMEMTIRHKNGEKIIFEVAAKLFTRPDSDLRIVAVAREITDRKRLEEERLRSQKLESLGILAGGIAHDFNNLLTGIVGSISFAKLFPDSREDSAKLLEEAERTALRAKDLTHQLLTFAKGGEPIRKTADLAKIIRDTVSFSLRGSKSTSEIELPGDLAAVDVDEGQIGQVFQNLVINASQAMPGGGKVRITGRNLTFGDPLPSQLTPGDYVAILVSDNGIGIKEEHLSRIFDPYFTTKQSGSGLGLASVHSILMRHDGWVSVESSVGFGTTFTIYLPASKTKHTSTVAVEDKVECGKGRVLVLDDEEIIRTLLKRILEHLGYEAVTTGEGSETIEAYQSAIAEKKPFDLVIMDLTIPGGMGGVETINKLSQIDPQVKAIVSSGYSNDPVMANYRKYGFSGVVAKPYVLKEISQVVREVLHSQIPVS
- a CDS encoding ATP-binding protein translates to MPRHPLLRQLSIFLFFTLLVSLVIALTTVYISLRSIREQQLFSELELRAILIQDVLPESLRDLSSPQIDSLLKPIALHGQTRITLFDSHANLIGDSHFPGTSIAETDIRPEVDQSLKTGSHHIIRFSTSEHSTNLYVAQRAILASNDTVVIRLAESQDLINASVAPLRKRMLLIGAVILIVMSIMGWLLARRVTLPLDDVLNHAQSFAAGDLQHRLPVYDEPLAKGLATALNEMAKTLDHRMIEVVRQRNELEALLSSMVEGVIAVDSHGYLLRMNRAAIGLLGLEQPPATGKLLVEIVRHTGLQRMVETALAGAGFLEERITLPGKEPRTVQVHGTLLPGESGQKTGAVIVINDMTRIEKLERIRSEFVANVSHELRTPITSIKGFVETLRDGAIDDPDEAKRFLDIVYRQSERLNSIIEDLLNLSRIEREEKTLEREPCNLADTLRPLTAEFQERCNAKQIPFTTECDQEIVVNANAQLLLQAVSNLLDNAFKYGGGRPIAMQIKKSEEQVLISVIDHGAGIPVEHLERIFERFYRIDAARSRSLGGTGLGLAIVKHIANSHGGFVTVDSNLGSGSTFTIHLPV